In Camelina sativa cultivar DH55 unplaced genomic scaffold, Cs unpScaffold04624, whole genome shotgun sequence, one genomic interval encodes:
- the LOC109131765 gene encoding U-box domain-containing protein 11-like: MEHHHNSCFTYLDDSSAFSYCNSDRSGEFQTTSPESLRRRIFLSCTNDNSSDDLIRYLVTHLESSSSSSIEEQKQAAMEIRILSKNKAENRIKLAKAGAITPLVSLISSSDPQLQEHGVTVVLNLSLCDENKEMIVSSGAIKPLVNALRLGTPTTKENAACALLRLSQSEGNKTAIGRSGAIPL; encoded by the coding sequence ATGGAACATCATCACAACAGCTGTTTCACCTACTTGGACGATTCCTCTGCTTTCAGTTATTGTAACAGCGACAGATCCGGAGAGTTTCAAACAACTTCCCCCGAGAGCCTACGACGACGAATCTTCCTCTCTTGCACCAATGACAACTCCTCCGACGATTTGATCAGATACCTCGTAACGCATCTCGAgtcatcatcctcctcttcgATCGAGGAACAGAAGCAAGCTGCTATGGAGATTAGAATCTTATCAAAGAACAAAGCAGAGAACCGTATCAAACTCGCTAAAGCAGGTGCGATTACACCGTTggtttctctcatctcttcttctgatcCTCAGCTTCAAGAGCACGGAGTCACTGTGGTTTTGAATCTCTCACTCTGCGACGAGAACAAAGAGATGATTGTTTCTTCCGGTGCTATTAAACCTCTCGTTAATGCTTTGAGATTAGGAACACCTACGACTAAAGAGAACGCTGCTTGTGCTCTGCTTCGGTTATCGCAGTCGGAGGGTAACAAAACCGCCATCGGAAGATCCGGTGCGATTCCTCTG